The proteins below come from a single Parageobacillus toebii NBRC 107807 genomic window:
- a CDS encoding PAS domain S-box protein — MNNSLSPREEQSLIVDVKSLEEENRRLKERLNGYSIIFERSLDAIVIFNKNGEFVDVNEAACQLFEMEKYELIGKKMTMFLDLVPPDILMFQQSMLHKFGSFSDELLIKLRNGKVKHIEFSMKKDAFNEFDLVIMRDISAHKALERERIIHEFLFKDVFNRAVDSIVIFDEFGRFIDVNPAFCMSLNLEKEKLLKLSFQQFISKECADDFVRLLAELKEKGTAKGELSLVRFDGTVKMFELTTTSNVYSGFYMAIMRDVTERKNMEIKLQKSEERFRAIFEQAHEAILIWDDQGHILNANHAASRTFELPLNLLVRKNLLDFLDHDDEKVQRVFAEFRIKGEIRDELTFHMPNGQDKQLEFTMKQGAIDGYHLTIFRNVTERRKMERELRESEQKFRSIFDHSMNGILLWGEGYHILDVNPIACEIFQATKEQLLHRPITAFIPEKARKHFYKLAQQCDRLGEAYAEMDFSNGGKQKIVEFSLKKEIIPGVGMIMLRDITERKEMELQLRKSDTLNVVGELAAGIAHEIRNPMTALKGFIQLLQGSIKEDYSMYFNVIMSELKRIESIITEFLVLAKPQAIQYQQNDVCKIMQDTIDLISAQATMHNVQIVADFAPHIPFIYCEPNQLKQVFINILKNAIEVMPKGGEVTVRINRLDDSHIRISITDQGCGIPQDKIKKLGQPFYTTKERGTGLGLMVSYKIIEEHQGKIDVESEVDVGTTFHITLPIERVEKEDEHETGIQHI, encoded by the coding sequence ATGAATAATAGCCTTTCTCCCCGTGAAGAACAAAGCTTGATAGTGGATGTAAAGTCATTAGAAGAAGAAAATAGACGGTTAAAAGAACGGTTAAATGGCTATTCAATTATTTTTGAGCGATCTTTGGATGCGATTGTCATTTTTAATAAAAATGGCGAATTTGTGGATGTGAATGAAGCGGCATGTCAACTATTCGAAATGGAGAAATATGAATTGATTGGAAAAAAGATGACGATGTTTCTTGACTTAGTCCCTCCGGATATTTTAATGTTTCAGCAATCAATGTTACATAAATTTGGCTCATTTAGCGATGAGCTGCTCATAAAGCTAAGGAACGGAAAAGTGAAACATATTGAGTTTTCAATGAAAAAAGACGCGTTTAACGAATTTGATTTAGTAATTATGCGTGATATTTCCGCTCACAAAGCACTTGAGAGAGAGCGGATTATTCATGAGTTTCTATTTAAAGATGTGTTTAACCGCGCGGTAGATAGCATTGTGATTTTCGATGAATTTGGCCGTTTTATTGATGTGAATCCTGCTTTTTGCATGAGTTTAAACTTAGAAAAAGAGAAGCTGTTAAAATTATCGTTTCAGCAGTTTATCTCTAAAGAATGTGCCGATGATTTTGTGCGCCTTCTTGCTGAATTAAAAGAAAAAGGAACGGCAAAAGGAGAATTGTCGCTCGTCCGTTTTGACGGTACGGTAAAAATGTTTGAACTTACAACGACATCAAACGTATATAGCGGTTTTTACATGGCGATTATGCGAGATGTCACTGAGAGGAAAAATATGGAAATAAAATTGCAAAAAAGTGAAGAAAGATTTCGTGCCATTTTTGAACAAGCTCATGAGGCGATTTTGATTTGGGATGACCAGGGGCATATTTTGAACGCAAATCATGCCGCAAGCCGGACGTTTGAGCTGCCGCTGAATTTACTTGTTCGGAAAAATTTGCTTGATTTCCTTGACCACGATGATGAAAAAGTACAGCGTGTATTTGCGGAGTTCCGCATAAAAGGAGAAATCCGCGACGAATTAACATTCCATATGCCAAATGGACAAGATAAACAACTTGAGTTTACGATGAAGCAAGGAGCGATTGATGGCTATCATTTGACTATTTTCCGCAACGTTACAGAACGGAGAAAAATGGAAAGGGAACTGCGCGAGAGTGAACAAAAATTCCGCAGCATTTTTGACCATTCTATGAACGGAATATTATTATGGGGAGAAGGTTATCACATTTTAGATGTGAATCCGATCGCTTGTGAAATTTTTCAAGCAACGAAAGAACAATTGCTTCATCGGCCGATTACAGCGTTTATCCCGGAAAAAGCACGGAAACATTTCTATAAATTGGCTCAACAATGTGATCGTTTGGGAGAAGCGTATGCGGAGATGGATTTTTCAAATGGCGGGAAACAAAAAATTGTAGAGTTTTCACTAAAGAAGGAAATCATCCCAGGTGTAGGAATGATTATGCTGCGTGACATTACTGAAAGAAAAGAAATGGAGTTGCAGCTAAGAAAATCTGATACCCTTAATGTTGTAGGGGAACTTGCCGCGGGCATTGCTCATGAGATCCGCAACCCGATGACGGCGCTAAAAGGATTTATCCAATTATTACAAGGAAGTATTAAAGAGGACTATTCCATGTACTTTAATGTTATTATGTCTGAACTGAAGCGAATCGAATCGATCATTACCGAATTTCTTGTCCTTGCTAAACCGCAGGCGATTCAATATCAACAAAATGATGTATGCAAAATCATGCAAGATACGATCGATTTAATTAGCGCCCAAGCAACGATGCATAACGTGCAAATTGTCGCTGATTTCGCGCCGCATATCCCATTCATTTATTGCGAACCGAACCAATTGAAGCAAGTGTTTATTAATATATTAAAAAATGCGATTGAAGTGATGCCAAAAGGCGGAGAGGTTACTGTTCGAATTAATCGGCTTGATGATAGTCATATCCGCATTTCCATTACAGATCAAGGTTGCGGTATTCCGCAAGATAAAATCAAAAAGCTTGGCCAACCGTTTTATACGACGAAAGAACGCGGTACTGGACTTGGATTGATGGTTAGTTATAAAATTATTGAAGAACATCAAGGAAAAATTGATGTGGAAAGTGAAGTTGACGTTGGTACGACGTTTCATATCACACTTCCGATTGAACGAGTGGAGAAAGAGGATGAACATGAAACTGGAATACAGCATATATAA